The Canis lupus familiaris isolate Mischka breed German Shepherd chromosome 1, alternate assembly UU_Cfam_GSD_1.0, whole genome shotgun sequence DNA window ttttttttttttttttaagatttaatttattcatgagagacacagagagaggtacagacataggcagagggagaagcaggatccctatgtggagccctatgcgggactcaatccggggactctgggatcacaaacccaagccaaaggcagatgctcaaccactgagccacccaggtgccctgccttcTCACACTTAAATGTGCATGCAAATCACAAAGCAGTCTTGTTAGAAATGcggtttctgattcagtaggtggGGAGTGGGGCTCACTTTTGCATTTCCCACCAGCTCCTTGTGAGCCCACATGGGATTTCAGTGTCTCTTCACCGGGAGGACCCAAGTGAACCAGTGGCAGAGACTGACACATTCCTCTAGGTGCCCTTATGGTCTTCCAGCAGCTCCTGGGCGTGGGCCCCCGTTTGAGTAGCAAGAATAGTGCCTCAGGACAGTCCTCATGTTAGTACCTCTGCTTCTCAAGAAAAGGGAAGATCTTTATAGAGAAATACCAAGGTTCCCAGGCTCCATCCAGAAAACTGTCCCAAGGATATTGCAGAACAAATAGACACTAGACTGAGGTTTGCTTTAACTCATGAATCCGTGCACGATTGCTGACGAGTCTCCCACGGACCCCTCATTCCTCTCCGTTAGATCCCCGGGAAACGTACAGGGACTATGTTCGCAGGAAGTTCCGGCTGATGGAAGACCGCAACGCACGCCTAGGAGAATGCGTCAACCTCAGCCACAGGTACACCCGCCTCCTCCTGGTGAAGGAACACTCAAATCCCATGTGGGCCCAGCAGAAGCTCCTGGACACAGGCTGGGGGCAGGCGAGAACCGTGGGACACCAGGCCAGCTTCATCCAGATGGAGACCCTCTTCGAGCCCGACGAGGAGCGCCCCGAGCCGCCGCGCACCGTGGTCCTGCAGGGAGCAGCGGGGATGGGCAAGTCCATGCTGGCCCACAAGGTGATGCTGGACTGGGCCGACGGGAGGCTCTTCCAGGACAGGTTTGATTACCTCTTCTACATCAACTGCAGGAAGATGAACCAGAGCACTGCGGAGCAGAGCGCCCAGGATCTCATCTCCAGTTGCTGGCCTGAGCCCAGCGTACCCCTCCAGGAGCTTGTCCGAGTCCCTGAGCGCCTCCTCTTCATCATTGATGGCTTCCATGAGCTAAAACCCTCTTTCCACGACCCTCAGGGCCCCTGGTGCCTCTGCTGGGAGGAGAAACGGCCCACAGAGCTTCTTCTCAGCAGCCTGATTCGGAAGAAGCTGCTGCCTGAGCTGTCTGTGCTCATCACCATCAGGCCCACGGCTTTGGAGAAACTCCACCGCTTGCTGGAGCACCCCAGGCATGTGGAGATCCTGGGCTTCTctgaggcagaaaggaaggagTACTTCTATAAGTATTTCCACAATGCAGAGCAGGCCGGTCAAGTCTTCAATTTCATCAGGGACAATGAGCCCCTCTTCACTCTATGCTTTGTCCCCATGGTGTGCTGGGTGGTTTGTACCTGCCTCAAGCAGCAGTTGGAGGATGGGGGGCTTCTAAGACAGACATCCAGGACCACCACAGCAGTGTACATGCTCTACCTCTTGAGTCTGATGCAGCCCAAGCCAGGGAGCCCAATCCTCCAGTCCCCACCCAACCAGAGAGGGCTGTGCTCTTTGGCGGCAGATGGCCTCTGGAATCAGAAAATCCTATTTGAGGAGCAGGACCTCCGGAAGCATGGCCTAGATGGGGCAGATGTCTCTTCCTTCCTCAACATGAACATCTTCCAGAAGGATATCAACTGTGAAAAGTTCTACAGCTTCATCCACTTGAGCTTCCAGGAATTCTTTGCTGCCATGTACTATATCCTGGATCCTGGGGAGAGCAGGTCCAGCCCAGAGCACAATGTGACGAGGCTGTTAGCTGAGTACGAGTTTTCAGAAAGGAGCTTCTTGGCACTCACTGTCCGTTTCCTGTTTGGACTCCTGAATGAGGAGACAAGGAGCTACCTGGAGAAGAGTCTTTGCTGGAAGGTCTCACCTCACGTCAAGGTGGAGCTGCTGGAGTGGATCCAAAGGAAAGCTCAGAGCGAGGGTTCCACTCTGCAGCAGGGCTCCTTGGAGCTCTTCAGCTGTCTGTATGAGATCCAGGAGGAGGATTTCATCCAACAGGCCCTGAGCCCCTTCCAAGTGGTCGTGGTCAACAACATTGCCACCAAGATGGAGCACATGATTTCCTCCTTTTGTGTGAAGAACTGTAGGAGTGCCCTGGTGCTGCACTTGCATGGGGCTGCCTACAGCCCGGATGAAGATGATGGGGGGAGATGGGCTTCAGGGCCCCAGATGCTACCGACACAGATGTAAGTACTCAACAGGGCTCACTCTCCAAGTTTCTGCTCTCCACCATGTTCATATTCTCAACTGGGGTTGATTTTGCCCCCACCCCAGAAGATATTGGCAATATCTAGAGATATGTTGAGTTTTCATAACGAGGAGATGGGGGGCACTATGGCTTTTAGAGGGCTAGGCCAGGGGTTCTGCAAAGATACCCCACAGTGCCCAGGATGGCCTCCCACAATAGATGATGGTCTGGCCCCCAAATGTCAACATTGTCCAGGTTAGTGTCCTGCGTTTAAACAGTACTCATTTGGACTAAACTGGGGCTATGGTCAAGGAAATTGTATCCAGCCAACAAATATTATCAAGGGTGCTTTTCTAGAGTGCATAGTGTGACCAGGCACCTGCCAGCACAGACATCCtaatgggaagagagagagacaaggaacagtaaataaataaacaagcaaaccagaaaagaaaaaaaaaaaaaaaaaaaaaaaaaaaaaagctcatttaGGTAATTTTAGGAGGAGAGAActattacaatgaaaataaaacagggtgCAGTAAGAGACAATGATATGGAGGGTTGGGTGGTATCAAGAGGAGATAGAGGAAGGAATCTTTGAGGAAGTGACTCTTTTGGCTTTTTGGCTAAGACTGTGTTGGTTTGGGTTCCCCAAGGAGTCATCTTAGATGCAAAAATTTGAATGTAAGTAACATCCAGAAGAAGAAAATCGTCCTTTTTCTTTCTACCCTCTTAGATCTTGTACGGAGGCCTGTAAATTAAACTGAAAagggggttgagcgtctgccttcagcccagggcctgatcctggagacccgggattgagtcccatgtcaggctccctgcatggagcctgcttctccttctgcctgtgtctctgcctctctctctctctctctctgtctctcatgaataaataaataaaatcttttaaaaattaaaaaaaaagggatccctgggtggtgcagcggtttagcgcctgcctttggcccagggcacgatcctggagacccgggatcgaatcccacgtcgggctcccagtgcatggagcctgcttctccctctgcctgtgtctctgcctctctctctctatctctctctctctgtgactatcataaataaataaatttaaaaaaaaaataaaaattaaaaaaaaataaaaagtaaactgaaaagagacagattaacagagaaaaacaaagatgttaTTAGATCTTTCTtagttctggggtgcctggttggttcagtcggtagagcatgcaactttttgatctcagggtcatgcattcaagccccacattgggcattaaaaaaaaggagtttatTAATTCATCTGCACTTGTACCTGGGAATCCCCAGAGATGAGTAACTCAAAGGGATGGTTAGAACCTGGGCTtttatagcattcttttttttttttttttttttttttatttttttttatttttttttttatttatgatagtcacacagagagagagagagagaggcagagacacaggcagagggagaagcaggctccatgtaccgggagcccgacgtgggattcgatcctgggtctccaggattgcgccctgggccaaaggcaggcgctaaaccgctgcgccacccagggatcccttttatagCATTCTAACAGAAGAACAGTATATTTTTTTAGAGCATCGGCAAGACAAAAGAAAGGGACACTGGGTTTCTAGGGAGGTTAGTTGTGAGAAGGCAGAAATATGGGGGAAACTAATGGGCTGAGGTGTGTTTGTGCAGGTCTGTCTTAGAACTGTAGTGGGagaaaattctcttctctctttgggtctctggCTGGgcctaagaattaaattgacaggggcatctgggtggcttaggggttgagtgtctgccttcagctcagaacgtgatcctagggtcctgggatcaagtgccgcatcaggctgcctagggggaacccgcttctccctctgcctgtgtctctgcctctctctgtgtgtctcataaataaataaaatctttaaaaaatttttaaattggcctatgataaacaaacaaacaaacaaactgacaTGATAGATTCACAGGAGAAAAGCAGGcacattttattgaattttcacATGTCCTTGGAGCTCGTACCAGAGCAGGAAGCACTtaaacattttgattaaaaaacaatCAGCCTGTAAAGAATTGACAGGCCACCTAAGAACATATCAGGCTGAATTTTGAATTAGCATATAATGCCATTAACAGAGCTACATTAAAGTATCTCtgacattagggatccctggaagcTCAGTAggttagagcctgcctttggcccagggtatgaccctggagtcccaggattgagtcccacattgggctccctgcgtggagcctgcttctgttctctctctctctctctctctccctctgtgtctgtcatgaataaataaataaggtctttaaaataaagtatctctgaaattagaggcacctgggtagcttagttggttaagcatccgactcttgatttcggctcaggtcatcatctcaaggtcctgggattgaacctcatgttgggctccccactctgtgaggagtctgcttatctctctctcattctgctcctcccccacctccctccctctcccccccccccataaataaataaataaatctttaaagaaaaataaataaaagatctctgaaattaggggcacctggctggctcagtcagtggaacatgtgactcttgatcttggggtcatgactttgagccccacattgggcatagtttacttaaaaaaaaaaagaattgacaagacaaagggCTTTGAGGTCGGGGGACAGTACATGGTGAACAAATAACGAGGTTGTTTATATAGACTTCTTGGCCTGGAATTCACTCCCTAGTGATCAGGATGCCTCCCTTTCTTCTGGGACAGGAAGGAGACCCTTCACATGGGAGATTGACCCGTTCTCAGGGAAGAAGCGCCAGATGGTGGTGGGGTAGGGGGTCAGTGAtcatcctgcctctgccactttcTCAGACTCCTTCAGCTCAAGACATTTAAGAAGCCATCTCTTGGGCTAGTGTGTTCTGAACCCCTCTGGCACAAAATTTCCATCTTCATGGCCATAAAACTTCCCCAGGAGAGGGGATTTGTAGCATCCCTCACTTTCAGATAACAGAAGTTCTGGAAAGGCTTCTTTCTGCACCTCGGTTgccttttattgttgttgttgttgttgttgttgttgttgttttttaaaggtttttatttctttatacatgagagacacagagagaggtagagacataggcagagggagaagcaagttccccacagggagcctgatgtgggacttgatcccaggaccccgggatcacgacctgaggtcaaggcagacactgaaccactaagtcacctaggtgccctccTTTGCCTTaaactcaaaataatccttatgccatcGTGGCATATTTGGAGATGTCAGATTCTGGCCGCACAGAGCACTTTCTTTGGGAGATAATCCCAGAAAGTAGagaagacaaggaaggaaggCAGCCAACAGAGAGAACATCATCCGGCTGGTCACTAATGGGACCTAGAGGTACTTCCCACCCGCTCCTCGAGACAGGGGAGCAGGGGTCTTGAGTTGTACATGAGTCAGGTTGGGGCATTGGCCCCCAGGGTCTCCCAGGCCACTAATGTCAGCTTTTGACCTCAGTGAGGAGGTGACTCAGTCATGTGAAAATTTAGGAAGGAGAGGCATCCTAGGGCCAGGGGTACAGGCAGTAGGGACAGGATGCATGGACATCCCACTCTGACTGGAGGCTCATTTCCAGTTACCACTCTGCCTGGCTCTTCACGACTCTTCGTCCCACGTGGAGGCACAATTCTGGTAACCAGGTTCCTCTCAGGCCTAGTTGCCGTTAATGTGCACTAAATGTGGGGCCATGTACCCAGGACTTTCAGCTACCATGCTCCAGGATGCAAGAGGGGAGTGAAGATCAGTagcctggggtttgatcctgaCTCTGCTGctcactagctgtgtggctttgccCATCACCTCTGTTCATCAAGTCTCAATGTTTCTGTGCAGAAAATGGAATTTCAACTCCTACCTTTTGGGGTTCATTGTGAAGGCTCAACACTGAGTTGTGTGCAGGGTCAGAAGCCAACAAATATTAGATGTCATTTTTTAGATGACATTTTCATGACTGTGTAGACACTCTAAGTACAATGATTTGTTAGTCCTACAGCTCTATTGTGGTTAAGGttacataatgttatatatataaatatcacgggggacctgggcggctcagtggttgagcatctgcttttggctcaggtcgtgattccagggccctgggatcgagtcccacatcagggtccccacaggaagcctgcttctccctctgcctatgtctctgtctgtctctcccaaataaatacataaagggatccctgggtggccagtggtctagtgcctgccttcagcccagggtgtgatcctggagtcccgggatcaagtcccaggtcgggctccctgcatggagcctgcttctccctctgcctatatctctgcccctctctctctctctgtctctcatgaataaataaataaaatattttttaaaataataataataaattttaaaaataaataaagtaaaaaaataacacacataaGTGGAGAAAACAGTATTTACTGATAATCTCCCCTTTGAGCTCATCATGTAGCCTTACCACGTAGCTACATTTGGCCATAAATTGACCTATCACcctctactctttttctttttttaagattttatgtatttattcatgaaagacacacacacacacacacacacacacacagaggcagaagcaggctccatgcacgaagccagatgtgggactcgatcccaggactccaggatcactccctgagccaaaagcagatgctcaaccactgagcaacccaggtgtccctatcacCCTCtactcttgcttttctctctttctctctcaaacattttattttttatttttttattttaattttttttaaagttttaattatttattcatgagagacacagagagagagagaggcagggacacaggcagcgggagaagcaggctccatgcagggagcccgacgcgggactcgatcccaggactccaggaccacaccctgggctctaaaggcaggagctcaactgctgagccctcaaacattttattttttaaaaaatttaatttacattcaattaattaacatataatgctTTAATGgtgtcagaggtagaggtcagcgATTCATTGGTCTtactctttcaaatatttatttttaaagattttatttattcatgatagacatacatgcacacacacacacacacacacacacacacacaggggcagagacacaggcagagggagaagcaggtttcacgcagaaaacctgatgcaggactcgatcccggaactccaggatcacgccctgggctaaaggtaggtgctaaaccgctgagccacccagggatcccttctctcaaatattttaaatttttttttaatttttatttatttatgatagtcacagagagagagagagaggcagagacacaggcagagggagaagcaggctccatgcaccgggagcccgatgtgggattcgatcccgggtctccaggatcgcgccctgggccaaaggcaggcgccaaaccgctgcgccacccagggatcccctctctcaaatattttaaagcaaatctgaGTAAAGTCATTTCACCCACATGGCACCAGATACTCACCTACTGCTGAACTAAATCGTTCAACATTGATCCCTAACAGAGAAGGATGTTGTTTCCCCATGAGCACCGTGGCTTCACCCCAGCTAACAGTTTCCTGACATCTGATACCCAGTCCATACCTGCATACAGGTGCACCCAGGTATCTCTATCAGCACTGCTGTGTTCCAGCCAGCATCCAAGCCCTGTGCACACATGGTATTTTCTTGATACATCtcgtaatctctctctctctctctctctctttctctctctcttttctacaGTAGCTCCATTCTGACTCTTTGTTCCATGACCATGTCTTGTTGGAGGAGCTGGGCATTTGTCTTTAGTATGTGATCACCTTTGCTAGTGGTCAGTATTTTCAGCTTCATGCACCAGGCAGCTACTTTCTTTTGCAAATACTCCATTCTGCCTTCGAAGCAGTAAGCAACGTAGAAAAACACCTTGCCTAGTGGGCATGCTTGTGTTCCAATAGAACCATTTAGGCAGATCAGGCTCCAAGGCTGTGGttagcccacccccacccaaggaCACCCACAGGCAGGCTAAGTGCTCCGTCCTATTTCCAGTCTCCTGAGGGACATTCAGAtgataaaataaagatgacagGGGCTTCTGGAgggttcagttggtagagtgtgcaactcttgatttcagcgttgggagttcaagccttgcattgggcgtggggcctactttaaaaatgtaaaaaataaagatgacaagATGCGTCATAAATTGTGAGGTGACACATGATTCCCCACGTAATCATTGTACAGTGGTTGGTTTGACTAGGCTTTGTCCTGTCTCTCCTTCTTGCAGACCCGAGAAGAACGTTTTGCCAGATGCCTACAGCAAACAGCTTGCTGCCGCTCTGAGCACCAACCCGAACCTGACAGAGCTGGTTTTGTACCGCAGTGCGTTGGGCAGCCGGGGGGTGAGGCTGCTGTGTCAGGGGCTCAGACACCCCAGCTGCAAACTTCAGAACCTGAGGTGAGTCCAGGCGAGTCTGCACTCTGTCCTCAGGGGGCTCTGTCAGAAGGAATATATAGTGGTGTGTGCTCCTGCTGGCACACTCTGGGTTTCCAGGGGTTAGGATTTTAGGGTATGAATTTAGCGGGGGACACGACCCAACCCACAGCAGAAGCAGTACAAGTGCCAGCGTCATTACCTCCCACTTTTCTTATTTTAGCTCCTTCTTTCCAGGCTTCCTATTTCCAATTACACTACCTGAGTTGAAAGTTGAGTACACAAAGtcgtagtaattaaaacagtccAGTGCcaggagctcctggctggctcagttgaggAGTGTGCGACTCTTAATCTCCgggtcctgagttcgagccctacattgggaggcatagattacttaaaaaacaaaacggggacacttgggtggctcagtggttgagggtctgcctttggctcagggcatgactccggggtcctgggatcgagtcccacatcgggctccccacagggagcctgcttctccctccgcctgtgtctctgcctctctctctgggtctctcataaataaatagataaaatcttaaaaaaaattataaaaagaaacagacaagaagttaagatggtaaatgctacgttatgcatattttaccacgcTGTTATCAAACATGGCAATATGAAGGCACAGCTTGTAGGAATTAGATGGCACCCAGCTGAGGGAACCGAGAGTGTCTGAATCCTGACCCAGAACACAGTGCCGTTCCCTTAGCCCATCCTGCAGGGCAGACACAGGGATAGGGATCCGGATCGGGGCCCAGTAAAGCAAGCTACCGTTTTGTGAGCAGCACGTGGGCCCgatctcaaagaaataataataaataataccatTCTTTCTTGACTTCGTGCCACGTGCAAGGAGCCATGCCAAGAACTTACATTACATATGTCTCCAGTTAATTCGGGTCAATGCCATCAGCCCCACTCTGGTGCAgctcagagggagagacacacacacagtgatgAGCAAGCTTCTGCGTGGCCCTGGCAGGAGGCGTGTGGCCCAAGCAGGTGCCTTGGGACCTGCTGGCTACTCAGAGTCTCCTTCTCCAAGTGAAGGGGtaagccccctccccccgcagagCCAGCAGGAGAGGCCTCAAATTCTTCTCTAAAGGCACCTCTGTGATAGCGCTCCCGTGCTAAAGCACCAAGACACCTTATGTTAttcttgttgcttttatttttttattgatacaTCATTGACATGCTGGATGTCAAAACATGCAgtggtgtttttctcttttttttttttttttaattttatttttttatccatgagacacacagaagagagaggctgggacacaggcagagggagaagcaggctccctgcaagaagctctatgtgggactcgattccaggacctcgggatcgtgccctgagccaaaggcagacgctccatcactgagccacccaggggaccctcaGTGGTGTTTTTTCTTTAGGGTAGGCACAGGCTTGAGCAAACGTATCTGCtaactccagaacattttcatcacagcAGAAACAGCCTATCCCTTAGCTGTCCACCCTGCTCCACTCCCCCACCGTCCACTCCCCCACCGTCCCCCCTCCACCACCgtcccccctccactcccccaccGTCACCCCTCCCCCACCGTCCACTCCCCCACCgtcccccctccaccaccaccccttgccccgccccgcccctgggcACCCCGTGATCTCCTTTCTTTTActtcagaaagaggagagaataggTACAGaccaaaggaaggagggagacaaAGGGTGAGGGGCAGAACCCACAGAGCGCCCGCCGGTGACCtggcccttccccctccctcccacccagcctGAAGAGGTGCTGCGTGGCCAGCTCCGCCTGCCAGGACCTTGCGGCCGCCCTGATGGCCAATCAGAATCTAAGGAGGATGGACCTGAGCAGCAACAGGCTGGGGCTGCCAGGCCTGAGAGCACTCTGCAAGGGGCTCCGGCATCCCAGATGCAAGCTGCAGGTGATCCAGTGAGTCTACCCAATCCAGACCCTCCTCGGTCTGAGTCTTCTCCCCGGAGGGGCTGGAACAGTCCCACAAGATGCTGCCGACCCCAAATCTCTACCTCTAGGTTAGGGCTGCCCTTAGACCCACAACCTTGGACCCCTTCCCTGGACTCTGCACTTTAGGGAGGGAACCCCTCTGGGGCCTCATCTGACCCATCGGCTTCCATGCTGGGGGGTGCATGGGCCACCTGCCCTCCCAGTCCTCGGGCCCTACTTGCCAGCTACACTCGGAGGGGTCAGGATGCTGAGCTCCTGCGAGTTCACGACACCGACACGTACTCGTGCTGTCCCCTCTCGCTGCAAGGCCACTCTTGCAGACGAGCCTCCAGAGTCCCCGGGGGTCTCCTTCACTCTCACAGCAAACACAGCGTTTCTGACACTTCGGGTCACCAACGCATGGGGTTTCCCACACAAGCAGCTCAGCCACAGCAGTGGGGTGTCCCACCATACAAGTCCACTTTGCCACCATCTACCTGGAGGTGGCGTCACTTCCCACAGGTGAGGGCTGGGCCCCATCAGACTGCTTCAGAGTCAGTTAGGTATCCTGGTTGTTACCTGGCTTCCAAAGGACCCCTGTCTCGGGTTTGAATAATCTCCTAGGGCGGCTCAGAGCACTCAGGAAAACCTTGCTAGGGATCAGTGTATTATTAAAGGATATGGTAAAGGaggcagatgaacagcctgaggaAGAGCTCCATGGGGTGAGGCCTGGGAGGGTCCCAGCCTGGGCACTTCTGACCCATGGAGCTGGGGTGTCACCCTCCTAGCCTGGACCCTGGAAGGGTTCACCAGCTGGAAGCTCCAAACCATGTATGGTCTTGCGGTTTTATGGAGCCTTCCTCTTGTGGCCTCTGTTTCATTAACTCCATTTCTGGCCCCTTGCCTTTTGGAAGAGGGTAGGGGGCAGGGCTGAACGTTCCCAGCCTTTCATTCTGGCATTGTCTCTTGGGTGCCCAACCCTATGTGGGAGCCCACCCATTAGAACCAGAGAtgctcttggggtgcctgggtggtcagtcagttaagcatctgccttcgactcaggttttgcatgatcctggggtcctgggatcaagtccgggtcaggctccctgttccagggaaacctgcttttccctctctctctgtccctccccctgcctcatctcatgcctctctctctctctctctctctaataaataaatgaagtcttagaaaaaaaaaaaaaaagaaagaaaaaggaggagaagaagaagaagaacaacaacaacaacaaccagagAGATGCTCCTAGCGCTCTGGTCACTTAGGAACAGCAGGGGCTtcaggagccctgtgtcaggaagGAGGGTGTGCAGAGACCAGTACATGTGTTTTCTACCATCTGCCACACCTTATCCTGCTCCTGCCAGTGAACTCCTACTGAGCCTTCCAGAACCATCTCAAACTTCCCAGAGTCTTCCCTGACTGTGCATGGTTTGCCAAACCTGAGCTAGGTGTCCCCTCCACCATGATGGTTTTAATAAACTGGAGCTCAGCATaggagcacctactgtgtgcccggTGTGGTTCTACACCCTGCCTCCTTGGTAAAGTATGTAGTCCTTGCAACAACCTTAGGAAGCAGATGTGATTATTACCCTTATTTTTGAGGCAGTGAACCTGAGGCAGAGCAGCTCGTGACACACGTAATAGACTTCCTGACCACTTGCTAGAGGGTGCAGGGCTCGTGAGCAGCAGAGATGGACATTCCCAGGTCCTGAGCGCTAGAGAACCACCCTGAGCTATGGTGCACTCCTGCCTCAGTGGCATCACCTTCACTGGCTGATACTTGCTTACCCCTCTGTCTCCTTCAGTGGGATACTCCTTGCTGGAAATGATGaagtcgtcttcttcttcttcttcttcttcttcttcttcttcttcttcttcttcttcttctccttctccttctccttctccttctccttctccttcttcttcttcttcttcttttttaatgatttagtCTTCTTAATGCCTGAGCTGTAGTGACACGTGTTTGTGTTGGGTGATTCAAGGGACCAGGGGATGAGCCAGGAGGATAGAGGACAGCAAGAGGCGCCCTCTTCAACATCTGTCTCTTTCCTCCCAAGGTTGAGGAAGTGTCAGCTGGAAGCGGAGGCTTGCCAGGAGATTGCCTCCGTGCTCAGCACCAGTCGACATCTGGAGGAGTTGGACCTAACTGGAAATGCTCTGGAGGATTTG harbors:
- the NLRP12 gene encoding NACHT, LRR and PYD domains-containing protein 12 isoform X6, with translation MPRAPPSSGLCRLSAYLEELEAVELKKFKLFLGTEAEAGRIPWGRLEAAGPLDTAQLLVAHCGPHAAWPLALGLFQRINRRDLWEKGRREEPVRDTPSGDPSSPGSQSACSLEVFPGALRRDPRETYRDYVRRKFRLMEDRNARLGECVNLSHRYTRLLLVKEHSNPMWAQQKLLDTGWGQARTVGHQASFIQMETLFEPDEERPEPPRTVVLQGAAGMGKSMLAHKVMLDWADGRLFQDRFDYLFYINCRKMNQSTAEQSAQDLISSCWPEPSVPLQELVRVPERLLFIIDGFHELKPSFHDPQGPWCLCWEEKRPTELLLSSLIRKKLLPELSVLITIRPTALEKLHRLLEHPRHVEILGFSEAERKEYFYKYFHNAEQAGQVFNFIRDNEPLFTLCFVPMVCWVVCTCLKQQLEDGGLLRQTSRTTTAVYMLYLLSLMQPKPGSPILQSPPNQRGLCSLAADGLWNQKILFEEQDLRKHGLDGADVSSFLNMNIFQKDINCEKFYSFIHLSFQEFFAAMYYILDPGESRSSPEHNVTRLLAEYEFSERSFLALTVRFLFGLLNEETRSYLEKSLCWKVSPHVKVELLEWIQRKAQSEGSTLQQGSLELFSCLYEIQEEDFIQQALSPFQVVVVNNIATKMEHMISSFCVKNCRSALVLHLHGAAYSPDEDDGGRWASGPQMLPTQIPEKNVLPDAYSKQLAAALSTNPNLTELVLYRSALGSRGVRLLCQGLRHPSCKLQNLSLKRCCVASSACQDLAAALMANQNLRRMDLSSNRLGLPGLRALCKGLRHPRCKLQVIQLRKCQLEAEACQEIASVLSTSRHLEELDLTGNALEDLGLKLLCQGLRHPVCRLQILWLKICHLTAAACEDLASTLGVNQSLIELDLSLNDLGDPGVLLLCEGLRHPQCRLQALRLDSCGLTAKACEDLSSALGVSQTLRELYLTNNALGNAGVRLLCKGLSHPGCKLQVLWLFGMELNKMTHRRLAALRVVKPQLDIGC
- the NLRP12 gene encoding NACHT, LRR and PYD domains-containing protein 12 isoform X4, with the translated sequence MPRAPPSSGLCRLSAYLEELEAVELKKFKLFLGTEAEAGRIPWGRLEAAGPLDTAQLLVAHCGPHAAWPLALGLFQRINRRDLWEKGRREEPVRDTPSGDPSSPGSQSACSLEVFPGALRRDPRETYRDYVRRKFRLMEDRNARLGECVNLSHRYTRLLLVKEHSNPMWAQQKLLDTGWGQARTVGHQASFIQMETLFEPDEERPEPPRTVVLQGAAGMGKSMLAHKVMLDWADGRLFQDRFDYLFYINCRKMNQSTAEQSAQDLISSCWPEPSVPLQELVRVPERLLFIIDGFHELKPSFHDPQGPWCLCWEEKRPTELLLSSLIRKKLLPELSVLITIRPTALEKLHRLLEHPRHVEILGFSEAERKEYFYKYFHNAEQAGQVFNFIRDNEPLFTLCFVPMVCWVVCTCLKQQLEDGGLLRQTSRTTTAVYMLYLLSLMQPKPGSPILQSPPNQRGLCSLAADGLWNQKILFEEQDLRKHGLDGADVSSFLNMNIFQKDINCEKFYSFIHLSFQEFFAAMYYILDPGESRSSPEHNVTRLLAEYEFSERSFLALTVRFLFGLLNEETRSYLEKSLCWKVSPHVKVELLEWIQRKAQSEGSTLQQGSLELFSCLYEIQEEDFIQQALSPFQVVVVNNIATKMEHMISSFCVKNCRSALVLHLHGAAYSPDEDDGGRWASGPQMLPTQIPEKNVLPDAYSKQLAAALSTNPNLTELVLYRSALGSRGVRLLCQGLRHPSCKLQNLRLRKCQLEAEACQEIASVLSTSRHLEELDLTGNALEDLGLKLLCQGLRHPVCRLQILWLKICHLTAAACEDLASTLGVNQSLIELDLSLNDLGDPGVLLLCEGLRHPQCRLQALRLGICRLSSAACKGLCTVLQVNPCLRDLDLSFNDLGDAGVWPLCEGLRHPTCRLQKLWLDSCGLTAKACEDLSSALGVSQTLRELYLTNNALGNAGVRLLCKGLSHPGCKLQVLWLFGMELNKMTHRRLAALRVVKPQLDIGC